The proteins below come from a single Gimesia alba genomic window:
- a CDS encoding alpha/beta fold hydrolase yields the protein MNFRDQIKNEYPFESHWLKIDGHQYHYLDEGQGQPLLMVHGNPTWSFAWRRLVKQLSSQYRVIAVDHMGCGLSDKPQDYPYRLESHINNLKTLIQELDLQDITLFAHDWGGAIGMGTAVDLPDRFQRFVLMNTAAFRSQEIPLRIAVCRIPLLGAIGVRGLNLFSGAAISMAVNKRDRMTDEVKAGFLGPYDSWQNRVAVHQFVKDIPLKASHPSYATLQHVEEGLSQFQNHPMLLIWGEKDWCFTTNFLDEFERRFPQAETLRISDAGHYVFEDAHEIMLPRIEQFLKTQASPLG from the coding sequence ATGAATTTTCGTGATCAGATCAAAAATGAATATCCGTTTGAATCTCACTGGTTGAAGATCGACGGCCATCAATACCATTATCTGGATGAAGGCCAGGGACAACCGTTGTTGATGGTCCACGGGAATCCGACCTGGAGTTTTGCCTGGCGTCGGCTGGTGAAGCAGCTTTCTTCCCAGTATCGCGTGATTGCCGTTGATCATATGGGCTGTGGCTTGTCCGATAAGCCTCAGGATTATCCGTACCGGCTGGAATCGCACATCAATAACTTGAAGACGTTGATACAGGAACTGGATTTGCAGGACATTACGTTATTTGCTCATGACTGGGGCGGTGCGATCGGCATGGGGACCGCCGTCGATTTACCTGACCGCTTTCAGCGGTTTGTGTTGATGAATACGGCCGCCTTTCGTTCACAGGAAATTCCGCTGCGGATTGCAGTCTGTCGGATTCCCTTACTGGGAGCCATCGGCGTTCGCGGATTGAATCTATTTTCGGGCGCCGCAATTTCCATGGCGGTCAATAAACGGGATCGGATGACGGACGAAGTCAAAGCCGGTTTTCTCGGGCCTTATGATTCATGGCAGAATCGAGTGGCCGTGCATCAGTTTGTGAAAGACATTCCGCTCAAAGCCTCTCATCCCAGCTATGCAACGCTGCAGCATGTGGAAGAAGGCCTGTCACAGTTTCAAAACCATCCGATGCTTTTGATCTGGGGCGAGAAGGACTGGTGTTTTACCACCAATTTTCTGGACGAATTCGAACGCCGGTTCCCCCAGGCGGAAACATTACGGATTTCGGATGCGGGACATTATGTGTTTGAGGACGCCCATGAAATCATGTTGCCCCGCATCGAACAGTTTCTAAAAACACAGGCCTCACCGCTCGGTTAA